Proteins encoded together in one Miscanthus floridulus cultivar M001 chromosome 16, ASM1932011v1, whole genome shotgun sequence window:
- the LOC136510684 gene encoding uncharacterized mitochondrial protein AtMg00810-like, producing MAISRNVSIVNSLQVSATQNACKRSDSSLFVLRTSLSTAYILLYVDDMILKLSTSNLLQHIIVKLKAEFTVKDMGPVSYFLGINVQRTSNGFFLSQAQYVEDLIERAAMQNCRSVTTPAETKQKTSTTAGNLLTDPTFYQSMAGALQYLTVTRPDIVYAVQQLCLHMHSPRDVYSALLKRVLQYLRGTPALGVHQHRMSSPTITA from the exons ATGGCCATTTCCAGGAACGTGTCTATTGTCAATAGCCTGCAGGTTTCAGCGACCCAGAACGCCTGCAAGCG GTCTGACTCCTCGCTGTTCGTGCTTCGGACGTCGCTCAGCACGGCATATATATTGCTCTACGTCGATGACATGATCTTGAAATTGTCGACCAGCAATCTGCTCCAGCACATCATCGTCAAGCTCAAGGCCGAGTTCACGGTGAAAGACATGGGTCCAGTGTCTTACTTCCTCGGTATCAACGTCCAACGCACGAGCAACGGCTTCTTTCTCTCCCAAGCTCAGTACGTTGAAGACCTCATTGAGCGTGCAGCTATGCAAAATTGCAGGTCTGTCACAACTCCTGCAGAGACCAAGCAGAAGACGTCCACCACCGCTGGCAACCTCCTCACCGACCCGACGTTCTACCAGAGTATGGCCGGCGCCTTGCAGTACCTGACCGTGACACGGCCCGATATCGTGTATGCCGTGCAGCAGCTGTGCTTACACATGCACTCGCCGCGCGACGTGTACTCTGCCTTGCTGAAGCGCGTTCTGCAGTACCTGCGCGGCACGCCGGCCCTCGGAGTTCACCAGCACCGCATGTCCTCTCCGACAATCACGGCGTAA